CGAATCGACTTGACCGAGAAAGAAACCATTCGAAAATTTATTCGGGACGGAGCGCGTTCGAATCCGGAAGGGACCGGGGCTCGTAACCTGGGGTGGTTTACCGCGAATATCGACGGCCAGTTTTATCTCATGCGTACGATGCGAGTAGGGGATACGCTTGTCGGGGCGTGGGTCAAAGCCGATACGTTGATGCTGCCGCTCTCGTTGATTCATTTCGGCGAAAACGGCGGTTCCTTGCTGTTAAGCGAAACCGGCGAAGTGATGATCCAAACGAATCGAGTAAATACGGAAGGGATTTCGTTCCACAAAGACATGGACAACCATTATCTTGTGGGGGGGAGCGAGCGCTATCTCGTGGTCGGAGAACGATCCCGCGTCGGGAACTTCAGCCTCGTGGCGCTCATTCCGAATTCCGTCATTCTTCAAAATTTGCCTTACTTGAACAAAGTGGTGTTTATCATTTCCGCCTTGGGCTTTATTTTGCTGCCGGGGTATCTGATCTTCTTAAGGAGAACGCTGCTCATCCCTCTACGGAAAATCGAATCCGTCATGAAGCGAATCGGGGAGGGGAACGTGAAGTTCCGCGTCGAGCCGTACCCGACGTCGAATGAATTCATGCTGGTGAACAAGACATTCAATCGGATGATGGCTCAAATCGAAGAGCTGAAAATCAGCGTTTACGAAGAGCAATTGAGCAAGCATAAAGCGGAGCTTCAGCATTTGCAATTGCAAATCAAACCCCACTTTTTCATGAATACGCTTTCGATCATCTACAACCTAGCTTTGGCGAAAAACTACGAGAACATCAAGGAAATGAGCCTGCTGCTCGTAAAATATTTCCGGTACATGTTCCGAAGCAACCTCACGTTCGTCCCGTTGATGGAAGAGTTGGACCATGTCCGCAACTACGCTAGGATCCACGAGCTGCGCTTTCAACAGGACTTGCAATGCGAAATGCTTCTTCCCGAAGAATTGGACAAGATCCACGTTCCTCCGCTGTTGATTCAGACGTTTGTCGAAAATGCCATGAAGCACGCCGTTTCGCTGGATCATTCGCTCCGGATCGCCATCGAGATTCGAACGGAAAATTCGGGACAAGAATCTTATATCCAAATCGCGATTCGGGATAACGGCAAAGGCTTCAAAGAAGAGGTCCTGCGCGAGCTGCGCCACGGCAACCGGATCGTCGACGAGCAAGGGGAGCATATCGGGATCTGGAACGTGTGGCATCGCATGCGCCTACTTTACGGAGATAAAGCTCGGCTTGCTTTTTCCA
This genomic window from Paenibacillus sp. contains:
- a CDS encoding sensor histidine kinase is translated as MRKLFHSLNSIRFKLVASGLLVTVPLIVLLFYNNYYAIHVVRDQVANSNKNMMSLYMREIDNGLEDVDRYLMSLVSSDIDVQILDMPQNSDEYIMSKLRMSEKLTNNLLIYKTDAFFVYSIPDDDLMDIVDGRIDLTEKETIRKFIRDGARSNPEGTGARNLGWFTANIDGQFYLMRTMRVGDTLVGAWVKADTLMLPLSLIHFGENGGSLLLSETGEVMIQTNRVNTEGISFHKDMDNHYLVGGSERYLVVGERSRVGNFSLVALIPNSVILQNLPYLNKVVFIISALGFILLPGYLIFLRRTLLIPLRKIESVMKRIGEGNVKFRVEPYPTSNEFMLVNKTFNRMMAQIEELKISVYEEQLSKHKAELQHLQLQIKPHFFMNTLSIIYNLALAKNYENIKEMSLLLVKYFRYMFRSNLTFVPLMEELDHVRNYARIHELRFQQDLQCEMLLPEELDKIHVPPLLIQTFVENAMKHAVSLDHSLRIAIEIRTENSGQESYIQIAIRDNGKGFKEEVLRELRHGNRIVDEQGEHIGIWNVWHRMRLLYGDKARLAFSNALPQGAVVEISLPLQLETEA